In Microbacterium sp. AB, a single genomic region encodes these proteins:
- a CDS encoding response regulator, which translates to MTDDIRVLIVDDDFRVSGIHRDLVASRPGFEPLPPVRDAASARTAIREMQPDLLLLDVYLPDGDGIEVGREAGIDRFVLSAADDVATIRRAIASGALHYLVKPFAARDLRDRLDRYARFRNLLAAGSATQATIDRAVGLLHGGAAPPPARAGTQQLILDALAEGEASSVELAERIGVSRATAQRHLAELAARGAVEVALRYGTAGRPEHRYRVG; encoded by the coding sequence ATGACGGACGACATCAGGGTGCTCATCGTCGACGACGACTTCCGTGTGAGCGGCATCCATCGCGACCTCGTGGCCTCCCGCCCCGGGTTCGAGCCGCTTCCTCCCGTGCGGGACGCCGCATCCGCGCGCACCGCCATCCGCGAGATGCAGCCCGACCTGCTGCTGCTCGACGTGTACCTGCCGGACGGTGACGGCATCGAGGTCGGACGGGAGGCCGGGATCGACCGCTTCGTGCTGAGTGCGGCCGACGACGTCGCGACCATCCGCCGGGCGATCGCCTCGGGAGCGCTGCACTACCTCGTCAAGCCCTTCGCCGCGCGGGACCTGCGGGACCGGCTCGACCGCTACGCGCGGTTCCGCAACCTGCTGGCGGCGGGAAGCGCGACGCAGGCGACCATCGATCGCGCTGTCGGGCTGCTGCACGGGGGAGCGGCGCCGCCTCCGGCGCGTGCGGGCACGCAGCAGCTCATCCTCGACGCGCTCGCCGAGGGGGAGGCGTCGAGCGTCGAGCTCGCCGAGCGCATCGGGGTCTCCCGCGCGACCGCACAGAGGCATCTGGCGGAGCTCGCCGCCCGTGGCGCGGTCGAGGTCGCCCTGCGGTACGGCACGGCCGGGCGCCCGGAGCACCGTTACCGCGTCGGGTGA
- a CDS encoding IS30 family transposase — translation MCSPGRPEPSRAVQRQFWRLVATGINSAEAALKVGVSVPVGARWFRHAGGMPPISLAEPTGRYLSFEEREEIAILRAKQVGVREIARSIGRDPGTVSRELRRNAATRGGKPEYRALVAQWKAQQAAKRPKMVRLATNDKLREYVQERLAGNVRRPDGSIVVGPEPPAWKGLNKPHRQDRRWATAWSPEQISHRLKVDFPDDESMRISHEAIYQSLFIQGRGALGRELVTCLRTGRALRRPRARAQNRPQGHVTADVVFSERPAEAADRAVPGHWEGDLIIGTGRSAIGTIVERKSRSTLLVHLPRLEGYGETPPVKNGPALGGYGAVAMNAALIASMTKLPEQLRKTLTWDRGKELSAHAQFALETGTKLFFADPHSPWQRPTNENTNGLLRQYFPKGTDLSRWSAEDLEAVALALNNRPRKSLDWRTPAEVFEEQLRSLQQPGVATTG, via the coding sequence ATGTGCTCGCCTGGGCGGCCTGAGCCCTCGCGGGCGGTGCAGCGGCAGTTCTGGCGTCTGGTTGCGACGGGCATCAACTCGGCCGAGGCGGCGCTGAAGGTGGGCGTGTCCGTCCCGGTCGGAGCCCGCTGGTTTCGCCACGCTGGGGGCATGCCACCGATCTCGCTTGCCGAGCCCACCGGCCGCTACCTGTCATTCGAGGAGCGTGAGGAGATCGCGATACTGCGCGCCAAGCAGGTCGGGGTGCGTGAGATCGCTCGCAGCATCGGCCGCGACCCGGGGACGGTCTCCCGCGAACTGCGTCGCAACGCGGCCACCCGGGGCGGGAAGCCGGAGTATCGGGCGTTGGTGGCGCAGTGGAAGGCGCAGCAGGCGGCGAAGCGCCCAAAGATGGTGAGGCTCGCGACCAACGACAAGCTGCGCGAGTACGTTCAGGAGCGCCTCGCTGGCAACGTCCGCCGACCCGATGGCAGCATCGTCGTCGGGCCTGAGCCGCCTGCGTGGAAGGGGTTGAACAAGCCGCATCGGCAAGATCGGCGGTGGGCGACTGCGTGGAGTCCGGAGCAGATCTCGCACCGGCTGAAGGTCGACTTCCCGGATGATGAGTCCATGCGCATCAGCCACGAGGCGATCTACCAGTCGTTGTTCATCCAGGGCCGTGGAGCACTGGGGCGCGAGCTCGTCACCTGCCTGCGAACTGGCCGCGCGCTACGACGGCCACGGGCTCGAGCGCAGAACCGCCCGCAAGGGCATGTCACTGCGGATGTCGTGTTCTCCGAACGTCCTGCGGAGGCCGCGGACCGCGCCGTCCCGGGGCATTGGGAGGGCGATCTGATCATCGGCACGGGCCGGTCCGCGATCGGCACGATCGTCGAGCGCAAGAGCCGCTCGACTCTGTTGGTGCATCTGCCGCGCCTTGAAGGCTATGGCGAGACGCCGCCCGTGAAGAACGGGCCCGCGCTGGGCGGCTATGGCGCCGTCGCGATGAACGCCGCTCTCATCGCGTCGATGACGAAGCTTCCCGAACAGCTCCGCAAGACCCTCACTTGGGATCGAGGCAAGGAACTCTCCGCGCATGCCCAGTTCGCGCTCGAGACGGGCACGAAGCTGTTCTTCGCCGACCCCCACTCGCCCTGGCAGCGGCCGACGAACGAGAACACCAACGGGCTGCTGCGTCAGTACTTCCCGAAGGGCACGGACCTCTCACGATGGTCCGCCGAGGACCTCGAAGCAGTCGCCCTCGCGCTGAACAACAGGCCCCGCAAGAGCCTCGACTGGCGCACCCCCGCCGAAGTGTTCGAGGAGCAGCTACGCTCACTTCAACAACCCGGTGTTGCAACGACCGGTTGA
- a CDS encoding bleomycin resistance protein translates to MSSAEGPALVPELLVADVEKSVDFWCGLCGFAIDYRREEEGFASISSGSAHVMLEQQGVGRNWITASLERPLGRGINLQITVPDVAPILSSLREVGYPLFLEPETKLYRTDRGDVGVRQFLVADPDGYLIRFQAALG, encoded by the coding sequence GTGAGTTCCGCCGAAGGCCCGGCTCTCGTCCCCGAGCTGCTCGTCGCAGACGTCGAGAAGAGCGTCGATTTCTGGTGTGGCCTCTGCGGCTTCGCGATCGACTATCGGCGCGAGGAGGAAGGGTTCGCCTCCATCTCGTCCGGCTCGGCGCATGTGATGCTCGAGCAGCAGGGCGTTGGACGAAACTGGATCACGGCCTCTCTGGAGCGCCCGTTGGGCCGTGGGATCAACCTGCAGATCACCGTCCCGGACGTGGCGCCGATCCTGTCGTCATTGCGCGAAGTCGGCTATCCGCTCTTCCTGGAGCCGGAGACGAAGCTCTACCGCACCGATCGTGGCGATGTCGGCGTACGACAGTTCCTCGTCGCCGATCCCGACGGGTACCTCATCAGGTTTCAAGCCGCGCTCGGCTGA
- the bcp gene encoding thioredoxin-dependent thiol peroxidase — translation MTSRLEPGSVAPDFTLLDQDGESVSLSDLRGGKVVLYFYPAAMTPGCTTQACDFRDSISSLAAAGYTVLGVSRDEPAKLATFRERDGLTFTLLSDPDTAVHRAYGVWGEKKNYGKVIEGVIRSTLVLDEEGVVVKALYNVKATGHVARLRRELGIDA, via the coding sequence ATGACTTCACGCCTCGAACCCGGTTCCGTCGCTCCCGACTTCACGCTCCTCGACCAGGACGGCGAGAGCGTCTCGCTCTCCGACCTGCGCGGCGGGAAGGTCGTCCTGTACTTCTACCCTGCGGCGATGACGCCCGGCTGCACGACGCAGGCCTGCGACTTCCGCGACAGCATCTCCTCGCTCGCCGCCGCCGGCTACACCGTGCTCGGCGTCTCGCGGGACGAGCCCGCGAAGCTCGCGACGTTCCGCGAGCGCGACGGCCTGACGTTCACGCTGCTGAGCGACCCGGACACCGCCGTGCACCGCGCCTACGGCGTGTGGGGCGAGAAGAAGAACTACGGCAAGGTGATCGAGGGCGTCATCCGCTCGACGCTCGTGCTCGACGAGGAGGGCGTCGTCGTGAAGGCGCTCTACAACGTCAAGGCCACGGGCCATGTGGCTCGTCTCCGGCGCGAACTCGGCATCGACGCCTGA
- a CDS encoding MSMEG_0568 family radical SAM protein encodes MTPAIPLAADSPERVSTRVNIALLGVRSDAPVRRTGGAGPSDDGHFVVDGDGAAIPLNPDSPYVVTSRGRLTLDGADLGLDVSPVIRPRFYDLVTADGVSYDKIAKLHGKDVLATTVVQTCVRYDESERCRFCAIEASLDAGTTVAVKTPAMLAEVAEAAVRLDGVTQMVMTTGTSNGWDRGAKHLARCVKAVKAAAPGLGVQVQCEPPADLRAIADLYEAGARSIGIHVESMDDEVRRRWMPGKSRVSMDDYRSAWREAVRVFGWNQVSTYLIVGMGEDPDELVEGARELIEMGVYPFVVPFRPLKGTLATDVDHVPAPHRAVLNRVTGRVAALLQAAGMRGEDQSAGCAACGACSVLKTAGA; translated from the coding sequence ATGACACCCGCCATCCCCCTCGCAGCCGACAGCCCGGAACGCGTCTCCACCCGGGTGAACATCGCTCTTCTCGGCGTCCGCAGCGACGCTCCCGTCCGCCGCACGGGCGGTGCCGGCCCGAGCGACGACGGCCACTTCGTCGTGGACGGCGACGGGGCGGCCATCCCGCTCAATCCCGACAGCCCCTACGTCGTCACCAGTCGCGGGCGTCTGACCCTCGACGGCGCAGACCTCGGGCTCGACGTGTCTCCCGTGATCCGCCCACGCTTCTACGACCTCGTCACGGCCGACGGGGTCTCGTACGACAAGATCGCGAAGCTGCACGGCAAGGACGTGCTGGCCACCACCGTGGTGCAGACCTGCGTGCGCTACGACGAGAGCGAGCGCTGCCGCTTCTGCGCGATCGAGGCCTCGCTCGACGCGGGGACGACGGTCGCCGTGAAGACCCCCGCGATGCTCGCCGAGGTCGCAGAGGCCGCGGTGCGGCTGGACGGCGTGACGCAGATGGTCATGACGACGGGCACCTCGAACGGATGGGACCGAGGCGCCAAGCACCTCGCGCGCTGCGTGAAGGCGGTCAAGGCCGCGGCGCCGGGGCTCGGCGTCCAGGTGCAGTGCGAGCCGCCGGCCGACCTGCGGGCGATCGCAGATCTGTACGAGGCCGGAGCGCGCTCGATCGGCATCCACGTCGAGTCGATGGACGACGAGGTCCGCCGGCGCTGGATGCCCGGCAAGTCGCGCGTGAGCATGGACGACTACCGGTCGGCGTGGCGCGAGGCGGTGCGCGTCTTCGGCTGGAACCAGGTGTCGACCTATCTCATCGTCGGGATGGGGGAGGACCCGGACGAGCTCGTGGAGGGCGCGCGCGAGCTCATCGAGATGGGCGTGTACCCGTTCGTCGTCCCGTTCCGCCCGCTCAAGGGCACCCTCGCCACGGATGTCGATCACGTGCCCGCACCGCACCGGGCGGTCCTGAACCGCGTCACCGGTCGCGTCGCCGCGCTGCTCCAGGCGGCGGGCATGCGCGGCGAGGACCAGAGCGCGGGTTGCGCCGCCTGCGGCGCGTGCAGCGTCTTGAAGACGGCGGGGGCGTGA
- a CDS encoding MSMEG_0567/sll0787 family protein, with protein MFEVPALTGPPRRARVAVWSVVRADRAQADAYRAIRREVFVAEQGIFASDDRDRIDDDPRTIVLVAVGDDGDVLGGVRLSPAVEGRDIGWWTGSRLVVRRGARHAGGIGSALVRRACAEALDRGVLRFEANVQERNAPLFRHLGWVPWGSADIEGVPHVRMRWPIDRIGSLVTATKQPLGDLLLGLRGDSPSALGGHGYVGDDGAPVPGSDLVAACDAILPALIERDPEWAGWCGVLVNVNDLAAMGADPTGLLDAVAAPTASLVRRILAGVRSAAQAWGVPVLGGHTQLGSPSALAVTALGRTRHPVPGGGGRPGDALSLTVDVTGRWRRGFEGRQWDSTSARTGAELRHLGALVREARPAAAKDVSMAGIVGTAAMLAESSGTGAVVEVGAIPAPAEASFGDWLTCFPGFGMLTADAPGRSRMSGPHAETAAIGALTPGSGVTLRWPDGVETDAAGQATGLGAVT; from the coding sequence GTGTTCGAGGTCCCGGCGCTGACCGGGCCTCCGCGGCGGGCGCGCGTCGCCGTCTGGAGCGTCGTACGGGCCGATCGTGCGCAGGCGGACGCCTACCGCGCGATCCGGCGCGAGGTGTTCGTCGCCGAGCAGGGGATCTTCGCGTCCGACGACCGCGACCGCATCGACGACGACCCGCGGACGATCGTGCTCGTCGCGGTCGGCGACGACGGCGACGTCCTGGGCGGTGTCCGGCTGTCTCCCGCCGTGGAAGGACGCGACATCGGCTGGTGGACGGGCAGCCGGCTCGTCGTGCGGCGCGGGGCGCGGCACGCGGGCGGGATCGGATCGGCCCTCGTGCGCCGCGCATGCGCCGAGGCGCTCGATCGCGGCGTGCTGCGCTTCGAGGCGAACGTGCAGGAGCGCAACGCGCCGCTCTTCCGTCACCTCGGCTGGGTCCCGTGGGGGAGCGCCGACATCGAGGGCGTGCCGCACGTGCGCATGCGATGGCCCATCGACCGCATCGGCTCGCTCGTCACGGCGACGAAGCAGCCCCTCGGCGACCTTCTCCTCGGCCTCAGGGGCGATTCGCCATCCGCCCTCGGCGGACACGGCTACGTCGGCGACGACGGCGCCCCGGTGCCGGGCAGCGACCTGGTCGCGGCGTGCGACGCCATCCTCCCGGCGCTCATTGAGCGCGATCCGGAATGGGCCGGATGGTGCGGGGTCCTCGTGAACGTCAACGACCTCGCGGCGATGGGGGCGGATCCCACGGGCCTGCTCGACGCGGTCGCCGCTCCCACCGCCTCCCTGGTGCGCCGCATCCTGGCGGGCGTGCGCAGCGCGGCGCAGGCCTGGGGCGTCCCCGTCCTCGGCGGGCACACCCAGCTCGGCTCCCCCTCGGCGCTCGCCGTGACGGCCCTCGGCCGGACGCGCCATCCCGTGCCCGGCGGGGGCGGCAGGCCCGGAGACGCGCTGAGCCTGACCGTCGACGTGACCGGTCGATGGCGGCGAGGGTTCGAGGGGCGCCAGTGGGACAGCACCTCCGCGCGCACCGGCGCGGAGCTGCGGCATCTCGGCGCGCTCGTGCGCGAAGCCCGGCCCGCCGCCGCGAAGGACGTCAGCATGGCGGGGATCGTCGGCACCGCCGCGATGCTCGCCGAGTCGTCCGGGACGGGCGCCGTCGTCGAGGTCGGCGCGATCCCCGCGCCCGCCGAGGCGTCCTTCGGCGACTGGCTCACATGCTTCCCGGGCTTCGGGATGCTCACCGCCGATGCGCCGGGCCGATCGCGCATGTCGGGCCCCCACGCCGAGACCGCCGCGATCGGTGCGCTCACGCCGGGCTCCGGCGTGACGCTGCGATGGCCCGATGGCGTCGAGACGGACGCCGCCGGGCAGGCGACCGGTCTCGGGGCGGTGACGTAA